AATCAAGTCTTTTGTATTTAGGAACATTTTGTGTTTGTAATTTTGAAGATTAATAGAAGGCTTATGCTTAGAATTGAAGTTTGAGTAGATTTTGAGTGAGAGAAGGTTGGACTTTatccatattttcttttctaaaatggTGGTGGCTCCATGAGCtctagtttaatttatttagttctGTAACATTGGAAGTCTATTTTACAGCTTATATTCCAAGTTTCTAACAGTGACAGCATGGACTGTGCTACTTGCAGCCAAAAAAGTATAggcttttttccttttggtgTGCGTATGCATGTGTGTCTGCTCGCTTGTGTATGTGTGTGAGATAGAGGCATTTGAAAAGTTAATGATGATAGTGGAGAAAACAGCTCACATAATCAAATTATTGGGAagtatttgtttattttgtcaGATTTCCCATTCTGTGATGCATCTTTCATCAACAATACGAATTTTCTTCTTTGCGAAATCCATGCATCTTAGGCTTATCAACTGTCCTTTTCAAGCCTTGCCATGTTATTTTTGGACTCTGCAGCTTCATCCACCGAACCCAACCCTCCTCTCCCCAGTGTGTTACCTTTGCATGTAGTTGTTCTTAAGCTATGACGTGCCACATAGCATATAATAGGTGTTTCCTCTATTACTTGGGGCTAATGATTTATGTTGCAGTTTTGCAGCTACCTTCAGTGAGAAGGTAACAAGAACTGTGAGAAAGGTCTCTCCACATTGGGCAGCAAAGATGAGGCCACCTCACATGTGAGTTGGTGCttattcatctttttcatttcttttcccCTGAGTGATAGCAGTTATACCTACTACAGTAATAATATGCAGGCCTGTTATTCGCGGTCGTCCATCAGCCAAAAAATCAGTATACATCTGTGGCCAACCCCGTGGGGTgtttgtctttttattttcagctGGTAATTAATCCTTAAATTTTTTGCTTCTTAAATATATTGGCTTCAGTAGGTTGTAAAGATAGATGCCTGattggttttttcttttttctctttgctcttttctcttttttttaatttctgcaGCCAGTTTTATTCTGTGGTTTACTTCCAGTAGTCTGTGGACTGTGTTGTGGGCACTTGGAATTGGCCTCCTTGGTAATCTTCACGTTTCCTCATTTATGACTCATCAACATTATCATTCTTTACGGCTTAAATATATCATTGCTTGCAGTTACTGTTCTTCATGCAAGTGCCAGAACACCTAATCTGAAGGCCCGCCTCAACACATTCCGCGAAGAATTTCGTCAAGTGTGGCGCAATTACAGTGAGCTTTGATTAGCTTTAGAGTTTAGGGTTTTGGGGGTATGTAATTCCTGATTTGCACCTAAATTAAGCTGCAAATTCTTTGTAAATGTAAACAAATAGTTTAGTCATTTATTTGGAGACTATTGAggatttataaattcttacttgTTTCTCAGTCTTTTCTTCCCTGCCCTGCTCGGTTTACTACTTAGTTTCATGACTTACATTTAGCATGTTAATTCATTctcttattaatttctttcacCTTTTTTCTAGACTGACACTTATATTTCAAATGCTCTATCAttgtgatttttatttgtaattgtttcataaATGTATTTGGATGAGTGACTGGTTAAAATTTGGTTAGCAGAGCATCTATCAACTTAAGACCATAGATGGTACTGCCTAATACGTTAGCAGTTGTGAATTGACAAACTGGAAGGTGATGGCTACTGATGGCACCGAGGGAAATGGATGCCCGTGATAGTAGGCCAGAAATTATTTTGCTGCAGTTGTTAGGATGTACTGGGTAGTTGTTGGGTTGTGCTGGTATTCTATCACAGCTGGTGGTCAAGAAGGCTACAGTACAGGTCAGGGCTTGTGGTCCTCGGGGAAGTCGTGGCAAGACAAATTAGTCACTGGGTTCATTGCTCTGTTATGTTAATTATGCTCGCAGATTGCCTTGATCGCCATTGTTTGTTTTTTAGTCGAAAACTATACTGAAGCAAGAACAACAAATTATCTCCAGTCGGGTTGAACTCATTAACCATATTACCTTGAGATCAAAGTGAGCCTTCAAAGCCAAACTTCAGATAGTCCTGCGTTTGATCAGTTTGCATGCATGTGCTGCAAGTTTCAAATACAGGTTTCCAATTTTCTCTAAGGCTAGACTAAATATAGACAAGCagcacaaaataataaaaataaaaataaagcctGCAATTTGATGACATTATTTGTTTGAAAAGAACCGCTGTTTTAGCATTATTTATCTTATGAGCAACAAGATGCTTCAAACGATAGAAAGCAGGaattatttagtatataaattcACCAGCAATTATCAAGGAGAACAATCGACTATAAAAATCCTCTGCTAGAAGTTTTCCTGCAGAGCCAGCTGGGAGATCATGCCTCAAGAACTTTCTCCAAGATCATCAGTTGCTGAGGAATCTGCTATCCTGCATAATCAAGGATAAGGCAGGAAATGAGCTTCTGATATTGGATAGTGAAGATTTTCAACTATACATTGAGCGTTTTCACCTTTTATCAACCAAGACCATTGAGCGAAGCTCACAATTTCCAAATCTAGACACAAATTACAGAAACATTTTTAGTTGGTCAATAAAAGCAAGCATTCAAGAGCAGAATGGAATAAATTGTTTACATGAGCTACTACACAGGATTTGAAAAGATAATCTTCATATTCAGATTGTTAAAAAAACTTTTGGGTGGCTAGTAACAGCTACTTAAAATATCAACAGATAACAGTCATCTACATAATTCTGAAATGTCCTGAAGTGGATAACTTGATTGTAGataattatgttaaaatagGCATGGCAGAAGAGTCaattttaatgtaaaataTGTCGGCAAGAAATCACctagtattattattagttctACCTTTGGTTAACACTCGAAATCGACTTGCTGCTAATGAGAAAGACCAAGCAAGCTAATGCTAATATATACTTACTCTTTGCATATTTCAGTTTTGACTGATGGATGAGAATCAATTGTTAAAGCATTTAATGTATGCTGCAGGAACCTATTGTGAGTAACAATTGCAATTTCCACCTCTTGGCGGGTCTTCAACCTGAATAATAGATAAACTGTTCGAGTCAGCTTAGACTTGTGTGCTCTTAATCATGCGTGAATGAAAACAAAGGTTTGTTTATTAAACTACAGAATGAGACGACATTGATCAAGAGAATCCTAATGCAATTACCAGCTCATAAACTTTAATCCCCTAGCAGCTACTTCTTCATCAGGCTCCCTAACATCAGCTTTCCACAAATTATCTTCATCACTTTCTATCTATAAAGGAAAAAGACTATCAGAAGAAAACATTACTGATATGAGCAGAATTAGAACTTGACACTTATGCAACCAAAACTAATACAACCCTCATCATTTAAATGTCCGTAATTAGTCCTCAATTAAGTGCTACCCTTATTTAAACACTTGCCAATGAAAAATCAATTTGAGGGAAAAGAGACTGAGCCTCGATAATGGTTCTCCTCTTATCACATGGATGAGCTCCCTGCAGTATAAGAAGTTAGACAACAAGAAAGGCGTTCAGATGAAGGATGGGGTATGGTTCATGGAATGTCACAATACATACAAAACGTTCACGGCAAAGTTCAACTGCTGTAATCGGAGGGCACTTGAGACCTGATTTTTCATGACCAAAGACTTCAATTGCTGTTTGCATAGCCCTGCAACGATGTGTAAAGTTTAGAAGAGCTGTGTTCTCAAAGTATTCTTCCAGGATGCAGACTTCAGCCTAATCAATACCTTGACAAAGGGGAAGTGATGACTAAATCGATTTTCTTAAGCAATCCAGAATCCTGAATACGGTTCCGAAGATTGACAACCTGTTAAAATACGATAGATCATTCTAAAGCATTCTTTTTAGAGGAAGACTGCATTACATAAAACCaaatgagagaaaaaatataatggtAGATATACTTAAATTATTGCTTTTGACTTGGGTTTTGGCTGGCATTGCATATGGAAGACATTTATATATTCTCTCTGAAACCCAAATCTTTATACATGATTACCACCAAATTGAAAAGAGTTAAGAAGGAAAAGGTATGCAGGTCCTTGAAACAAATTTCCATATGACAACAATGTAAGACAATTTTGATCCTTGAAGTCATACTTAAATTCATTTGCCTATCCATATCAGCTTAAATAATGCAACAAAAGAATTATCATTATCAAAGAACAacgtaattttattattttatagattatgagagtgttctaatatttacgAAACTTATACAGATAACCTCATCCGGCGATAGATCATTGACCTCAGTTGTCACAAAGGAAACTGTCAAATAGTAAAATAGAACAAACAAATACAAACTGAACATGAAAGAATTGTCTGATATGCTTGGCTCAATAAAAAGCATAGACGTGTATAGTGATATTGTCAACTTTATCTCATTTCcaaatattcaattttctaaaaaaaaaagttatttcatAAACAGACTCATAAATCCCACCAGAATAAAAAACGTCAGACGGAAACTGGTAAAGTTTTACCTGCTGCAAGCCTAAAGGGGAGAGCTGTGCATCAAAAAATTCAGGAGAAAACAATGCATCATGATCCTTCTCTCCAGCTACATTGTGAGTTCCTTGTGCATGCCTCACCTggaaaaatattatgtaaCATATATAGTTTCAACAAACTAATTACATTTTGAGTAAAATTAGAAAGAAGGAACAATAGTTGGTTAGTACATACGAGATGAAGAATTTTAGAATGGCCTAAAGGGTGTAGACATTGAActgtagtagtagtagtagtagtattATCCATATCAGCAATCAGATGTACCTGAAAAAGGTTTAGATTTCTGACTATAAGCAAAGCATTCccattgatatatttataagacaGATTATATAAACAAGTACATTATCATGATTCTAACACTGATTTCCAACTAAGACATCATGTAGACAAATTCCATAAGACCAGGAATGCCACATGCATTACAATTATATCTAGTTAATactaaacataataaaaatacccAAAATACCAATACATCACTTGAAACTCACATGGGTTCCTTCAAAGTATCTAGAAAACCTCAACtataatcaaagaaaaaaatatcagaAACCAGATgcaagtcaaagaatgaataTTGAATTCTCGATAGAATCTTTATGTAATGTGCTCAGACCTTGTGCTTCAGACGACTCATCTTGCCTGCTTACCTCTTACTTCATCTACAATCAATTATGAAACTGACACCTAAGcataatattgtattttttacACAAAAGATCTGCATTTATGACTTGAATGTATATAGGGTTTCTATGTTTTCAATGAAAAGAGCAGTGAAAAGATGAGTGCAATTGCCTATCAGGTCTCATCAAACCAGCATAAAAACTGAACCCTGTTAACCcaataaagaaattttcttttttacttgagtgaaatcaattttgatggaCTACCATACCAAACCAGATAAAAACAGGATATAATCTCCGCTCTTGTTGATGGTCAGTTTAAGGTAAATGTAGGAAGCTTCAATTATTGGGTAGAGCCGATGTTGATTATTTTACTTGTTGGTTTCAAGATCACTGAATCTCTCGTTTCTTTATTCAGTACGACTGAAGACATTGCCAAGAACAACAATTGGAAGTGATTGCATGAGCTTTGTGGTCCAGTCGTATTTAACATAGAACAGGAGGATTAGCTTTGAGTAGGGCCCCCAGTTTAGCTAAAATGGGCTCCCACCATTCAAGAATAGTTCACCAACTgtgaattagattttattcttttttttcattttaattttatttaatttatatctaGAGGTAATTTATAGTGTGTTAGATAGGACTCACTCCCTCAATTTCTTAAGTCTTTTACACGTAATAAACATTAAGAATATTCGCACTAGGGTATATGTCCAATTagcttataaatttttgtaaaactaaaaattactTGTTTGGAATAATGTGTTTTATTAGGTGTAGAGTAATATGTTCAAGTAAATGCTTAATTCCCTAAAGGTACCTAGGGGGCTAACATTAGAATTCAAATTTCACGTTATAACACtcaattcaaaataaataaaatatttagaactCTTTTAATTAAAGAGCATTGTAACTCGactaaacttattaatatttttatctataatttttattattatttaaatttaatgtataCATTGCAACTATATAGGAGAATAATACGTGTGTATGAGTGTTTTACACtttgttatttaataattgatacatattttactatttaaaactaataaatatgtgttaaTTATCTATTGTTTGGTGTAGAGATTGAGATATAGaccaaatttaaataataattttccttatgaaaattagaaaagtttTGAATTGGAAGATCTCTATCCACAATTTAAATAAGAAGGCAGTGGTAAGAACTCCATAAACCTCAATCAAATCGGATAACGTTAAAAACTAGTTTATAATGGATGGGCTATCCAATTCAGGGCTTCAAtgcacaaaataaaattataaaagccCAATTTCAAGCTATTGAATAAACCACTACTCAATCAAGTCAGCCCATGATTAATCCTTGTTCCTCTGCACGTGTGAAGCATGAAAGCTAAAAACATAGTAAAAGaagaacagaaaagaaaatctgtCACGGGACCTACAAAACGACAGTAGATCATGTCGCTTTAGCGGCGCGTGGATAAACCTTTCTCTCTCTGTTTCCCTTGGTCAGTCCTCTCTCATCTTCCTTCTGAATTACGAAAAGCCAACTGCTTTTTAGGCTCGATTTTCccattcatttttattttatattattatttttttttaaatttcgaagccaaaaaaaaaaaaggagagagagaagtGTTGTTTCAGTGTTTGTGGTGGTGGATCTTTGAGTAATATCGATGGAGGAGTCTTATAGCAATCTTCCTACTAGTCATTTGTTAGGCTCAGTACCTGTAAGCTcgaattttctttcttttttcttctctatttatgtatcattttcttgagttaattttcttgtttcgattttattaatttgccATTTTGATCAATTTCATAACTTAAAAATTGGTAACTTGTTGATTTTGTATTAGTAATATCAAAGCGATTTATCTTCTGAAAGAATATGTTTTTAAATGTGACTTAGGTATAAATGATAACGCAATTTGTGTGATTAATTTGGTTCcttctttgtttttgttactattttcttttgctctAATGACATTGATTTTTACAAGTAAtgttaagaaattattttacattttttttataggcTGTAGTTAGTGAAGAAAAAAGTACAACGACTACTTATGAAGgtatttgtttttaattttttcttttttcttttttgtgaaATGTAGTGTTGTTTATGGTTATCTGAAAGTTGTATTAATCTCTGATATTTCCAAAGtgaaaagtttttttttttaatttattttttaatttatttatttttatttatgaaattggTTGAATGCAGTTCCTGAAGCAAACATGCAAACCTTCCCTCCAAATAGCAACGGAGGAGGCACCACTCGTGGTTATCAAACTCTTGGGACTCCGCctggtatttttttttttttttgaataattaaagatCACCTGGTATGTTATATATAGAGTTTTGTCTGTTTATTTCATTTCCATGTTCTTTTCTTAAACTATTGAACATTATTCAGCCTAAATGAAtcattaattttgtaatttccCTTCTAAAATAACAAGTCAAGTAGCGAGGAAATTTGATTCCATAGTTCATTATATTTATGCAAGCAGGTTATCAAACAATTACTCGTAACTGAGAGCACATTTGGGATTCTTACACGCACGCTTGCAGTTCAGATTTgcctttttgtttctttgagGATTTCCTTTTGTAGCTAAACTAGGAAATTGTCTACCCCGAGAGCTACTAACTTTTGTGCAATTGAAATTATTAGATGATTTTCCAGTCATGattacttttatttagttaCCACAACACCTGTGTGCTTATTGATTATTTCTGCCCCCTGCTCCTTTCCAGATAAGGtgaatttgtaattatattattgcatCAAAGAAATAGATTTCTTAGGTTCATGCTGTTGGGTTTCACTGTGCCCTATTGTTTGTCTAATTTAGCAGTCAAGAATACCTAATTGGCAAGTAGCATAGGTATGCTTCTTCTAGAAATAAGTTGAGATGCCACATTTTTCAATATGGATTGTTAATAGGACTGCATGGGTTGGTAGCATTTACATCTATTAGTGATAATAATACTTAGAAGCATAAAGTTTATAGTTGGTGCAAATTGTATCACATGGGACAATGGATATTTCGAAGTAGTTTGAGGCTGGGGAATGTTTGCATCTGGactaattaagaaattattttctttaagttgattttcaaattaaacaaaaacatAGATGAAGTAAAAAGGATTTAATACATATAGGAAGATGAAACTAATGATGCATGGCATCTCTCCATTTTAGAAATCAGAGATCTATGGAATATGGTACACCTTGGTCTTGTATGATTCTTTAATTTCTGCTCTTCAGAGATGTAGGTATCATTGCATGTGTATAATGTAAGTGTATGACCATTTCTTCTAGCATTTTGTTAATCTTTTGTGGAATTTAAATGATGGTAAAAGGGAAACTTGACATAAGTTATTGGCAATGCATCATATTTTGCATCATTCATCTGCATGGTACTAAATTTTGCTCATATTTAAGATCTCTTTTTGTCCATACAGAAGGATTTGAACAACAAGCACCAAACAATTGGAAGGGGGTATTCAGCATCTCATCATACACACAGTATTTCAATGTTGATACAGACATTGTCATAAACAGAATAATGAGTTCCTTTTATCCTATTGGTGGGGACTTTTTCAGGAAGATTGATGCGCACCCTGATCTGTAAGTTTGACAATTTTCCCCTTTTATATTCTACCAACATCTTGAGATAAACTTTTTTTGCATGCATATGGAAACAGTTTGTTTCAAGAAATACATGTATTTCTGGTATTTTAATGCTGAAATATGTGAACTTTGTTGAAGGGGGAGAACAATTTTCTGGTCAATGAGAAGGTTTGGGACTGAGAGTTAGTTAAGTTGAGGAGAAGGATTTGCAGGTGCTATATCAAAAGCATATGCGCATCAATAGATTTAGGACAAGAGTTAGATGgttcttcatttttcattGACCTGAAAGTATGGAACTTCATTAATCGAAATCTGAAACAGATATCAGTAAAATCAATATGCCAATATgatttttacttctttttttcattatcaGTATCAAGTAGAACTTGCTGTAAGAAAAACAATGAGAGAACAGaccaagaaaaaggaaaaaaaaggtAAGGTGGTAAGttatataatctttatttctgaTTATGTTATTATTTGATTCTCTTTTTCCTCCCTCTGTCTCTCTCATCCCACACACTGAATGTGATTTCCTTGATTTAAATTGCCAGTGACGTGATGGAGACAAGGAGAAAAGGGAAATTGAATAAGATTTATGTCTTATGTTTTATCTTTCCTTATAAGAATCTGTGAACGAGATAgggatcttttttttttccttcatcGTGTTAATTAGGGAGCGAGTTACATGAAGAACATGAACTAGAAGTTTCATGgatcttttgtctttttccacattttctcattttaaacaGCCACAAAGCTGAACACCTTCAAGGCTGAAATTCTCTTTTCCAGTTTGTAGTTTGCACACTAAATGGtaaaatttttctctttcaaatGCTCTTCTATGTACTACACCATGAATGAGCAAAAACTGGGAGATAAGTAAATTTGTGCCTTTCATCTGGTTAATCGGGTTTGTTTACAATCTAATTAGTAGAAGACAacataaaagttgtatatttcaCCAAACAGGCTTAATcatgataatttttatgatttcgTAGATATGGGCTTATCTGGATTTCAACAACATTGATATGTTTGCTAGCTGGTCTTGGAAATTGCGCTACCTACCTCATGCAGAAACACACTGAAAGTAGTGCTTCTTGGAACTTCGATGTCGGATATGTAAACGTGGCTACCTTTGCAATCTATGGATATGCTATCTTGGTGCCTTTGGCATTTTACTTCTTGTTTCAGTATCTGGGGGCAAATGCTAGCCTCATAAGGTTTTGGTGCATGTGGGGCTATTCTCTCGTCATTTTTGTTATAAGCTCCGTAAGCTTCCACCATTGCTGCTGTGGTTCATGCTTTAGTATGTTGTTGTCTattcaaatattttcaatCTCATTCATACCTTATGGATCGTTTTCAGTTTCTGTTGGTTGTTCCAGTTGAGGCATTCCGGTGGATCATTATACTTGCTGCTGGGATAGATTCAGCGTGCTTCGTTGCCACAAACCTCAAGTTCTGTATTGGGGGCAATGATCTTACAATTGTGGTGGTTTCAGCATTCTGTTTGCAACTAGCTCTAGCAATCTTCATCAAGGCCTGGTTCTTTGCCTAAGCCACTTATACTCACCCCGTGTAATTTGCAAGTAAAAGAATCAGTTGGAGGAAAATTTTTCTAGAAGAGAACCCTCCATATTGCTTTAACAGTCTTGAGTATTTTAGTAAAGAAAGGAATACATGGGAGAACGAGTGCGGAGGAGTGATGCTAATGGACTTGATTCAATGGCTTTGGATTTGATGTTAGCTTACAGTTTGCATTGCAGGCTAAAGCAAGCAGATGGGGAAAGCTGGTTGAGTTTAGCTGCAACTTCTTTTGTTACAAAACTTAAAAAGACTAATTTCTGTCAGCTTGATTTTGTCCACACTTGAACTTGGACATGTATATATGCAAATGACATAAGAGTGgtgtttataatttattataggAAAATTCTATCCTACTAGAGCACGCCGGTTGTCCTCCTTAGAGTATAtaaatgggctagactaggaTAGAATTTTGGCCcaatacatatatacatatttataaatctcaaatatgatgttttaatgactttaatattttaatttttagtttatcttaataaatatttaaattttattttcataatatttttaatttttattttaatttaacagGTATTTAAACtccgttaaataataatattaaaacatatatgtatattacaAGTGGATATTTAATCACGTGTTTAAATATCACATAATGTTATTAAATGGACTAAATGGCTTTAATTAAAGTGTTATGACTAAATGACTAAAGTTAAAAGTGTTAATAGTGACTAAATAACAAAGTTGATAGACTCTTATATGCATTCGGCCATaagatttttctatttctttttactcTTAATTAGAGCCGTTGATACGGGCAGCAACTGCATTCTTTCTGTGGTAACTAGTTTCCAGAAACCGTCTCCCAAAGGATATAAACAAAGACCCGTCTATGTTTTGATAAAGACTTTGTAAGGGATCACCCACCAGATGGCAACGACATAGAAAGCAAAAGCAATGAAATAATGCATTTGGAAATGCCTAGCAGTAACAGTAAATCTGATCTGTTATTGGGCGCTTGCTTATTCTTATGGTAACCATATCCCACTTATCAAACTCAAGTTTCAAAAATTGGTTGTGCTAAACTGTAATCTTGCTAAGTGtaatagataatttaattaaactacttGCCATTATCATATGAAATAGAGAAAGATAATGCTAAAAGATAATGATCTCCCATCATTAAGagtttcaaattttcaataaaCAATCACTTgcttaatttgataattatccATATTTTAAATGGGTACCCTACAAATGGTGTTTTCTCTCACTCTTTATCTCTATCTTGATAATGACTTACCATCACCGGTTGTGCTCTCACCAGGCTGATTTTTGGTTAGGGAAATAGAGCCACCAAAAAGGAATATACTATTGTGCTGCaatagttttttttgtttactttCTAAAATTATCTCATCTTACCACTAGACAAACTAAAACATTACTGCAATAGAAAGAATTGAATATAAACATATTCTTAATTAGCCCCCCAAAAACAGTTTTCGATTTATCTTCGATAAAATTGAGGATTAAATTAATGTTGATATGTAGAAATTAAGTaacttttctttgcttttggTACATCAGAAAGTAATTAAACCCTTATTTCATTCCTACCCAATTTTTCATATAAGTAAATTGGCCCCTACccttataaaaagaaaaggaaaaatcgTTTCAAGGCCCCTGtactaaataaaagaaaatcaagctCGACCACTGGTGATGACAAATCATTTTAGCTAGTTTGTCACATCAAAATCACTTTCAGAACTATAAACAGTCAAACATTAAACCTGTCTTTCAATTACAGGTAGCATTAGTTGTCTGGAAATTATTTAAGGAGTAGTAGTCACTGCAGTGTcacaccaaaagaaaaaatcatgTTTTCCACTGCAAACATACAAATCCATTGACAAACATCAAGAGTCTAAAATGCATTGAACTTCTATCTGATTTCTTCCAAATGGACACACAATCTTTTGAAGTTGAAGCTCAGTCGTATTATGTAATGCCAtgtattagaaaaaagaaaaacaacaaagaaatttacattatatataatgttctatcataatttatcAGTTAATCGTGTTCAAATTAAAAGGTTCCACATTAGTTAAAtatgaaaagttaaaaatcttatataatatttgtatattattatctaatagtttaagcttttaattaataattatagtatatCTCAGTGTCTATATTCTAATGTTTGTCAATAATACATATCATGTGCCACATGCTAGTAAATTGGCCTAATACGTTACGTatcaagagagagagagaagataTTTGAGCTCAACATTTATGATCTACACTCAGGAGTAAGGTCACGACATATCAAAGAAATTAGACTCAATTGTGGTTCAGttctgaattttaaattagacCGAAATCGAAAGCAAAGATGGATTGTAATTCGatcctaaattaataaaaaaaaaatagttc
The nucleotide sequence above comes from Ricinus communis isolate WT05 ecotype wild-type chromosome 6, ASM1957865v1, whole genome shotgun sequence. Encoded proteins:
- the LOC8287480 gene encoding protein YIPF1 homolog isoform X1, whose product is MEESYSNLPTSHLLGSVPAVVSEEKSTTTTYEVPEANMQTFPPNSNGGGTTRGYQTLGTPPEGFEQQAPNNWKGVFSISSYTQYFNVDTDIVINRIMSSFYPIGGDFFRKIDAHPDLYGLIWISTTLICLLAGLGNCATYLMQKHTESSASWNFDVGYVNVATFAIYGYAILVPLAFYFLFQYLGANASLIRFWCMWGYSLVIFVISSFLLVVPVEAFRWIIILAAGIDSACFVATNLKFCIGGNDLTIVVVSAFCLQLALAIFIKAWFFA
- the LOC8287480 gene encoding protein YIPF1 homolog isoform X3 gives rise to the protein MEESYSNLPTSHLLGSVPAVVSEEKSTTTTYEVPEANMQTFPPNSNGGGTTRGYQTLGTPPEGFEQQAPNNWKGVFSISSYTQYFNVDTDIVINRIMSSFYPIGGDFFRKIDAHPDLYGLIWISTTLICLLAGLGNCATYLMQKHTESSASWNFDVGYVNVATFAIYGYAILVPLAFYFLFQYLGANASLIRFWCMWGYSLVIFVISSLRHSGGSLYLLLG
- the LOC8287481 gene encoding phosphoglycerate mutase-like protein 1 isoform X3, which codes for MSRLKHKVHLIADMDNTTTTTTTVQCLHPLGHSKILHLVRHAQGTHNVAGEKDHDALFSPEFFDAQLSPLGLQQVVNLRNRIQDSGLLKKIDLVITSPLSRAMQTAIEVFGHEKSGLKCPPITAVELCRERFGAHPCDKRRTIIEAQSLFPQIDFSLIESDEDNLWKADVREPDEEVAARGLKFMSWLKTRQEVEIAIVTHNRFLQHTLNALTIDSHPSVKTEICKEFGNCELRSMVLVDKRIADSSATDDLGESS
- the LOC8287481 gene encoding phosphoglycerate mutase-like protein 1 isoform X4, which encodes MSRLKHKLRFSRYFEGTHVHLIADMDNTTTTTTTVQCLHPLGHSKILHLVRHAQGTHNVAGEKDHDALFSPEFFDAQLSPLGLQQVVNLRNRIQDSGLLKKIDLVITSPLSRAMQTAIEVFGHEKSGLKCPPITAVELCRERFGAHPCDKRRTIIEAQSLFPQIDFSLIESDEDNLWKADVREPDEEVAARGLKFMSWLKTRQEVEIAIVTHNRFLQHTLNALTIDSHPSVKTEICKEIADSSATDDLGESS
- the LOC8287481 gene encoding phosphoglycerate mutase-like protein 1 isoform X1, whose product is MSRLKHKLRFSRYFEGTHVHLIADMDNTTTTTTTVQCLHPLGHSKILHLVRHAQGTHNVAGEKDHDALFSPEFFDAQLSPLGLQQVVNLRNRIQDSGLLKKIDLVITSPLSRAMQTAIEVFGHEKSGLKCPPITAVELCRERFGAHPCDKRRTIIEAQSLFPQIDFSLIESDEDNLWKADVREPDEEVAARGLKFMSWLKTRQEVEIAIVTHNRFLQHTLNALTIDSHPSVKTEICKEFGNCELRSMVLVDKRIADSSATDDLGESS
- the LOC8287480 gene encoding protein YIPF1 homolog isoform X2 — translated: MQTFPPNSNGGGTTRGYQTLGTPPEGFEQQAPNNWKGVFSISSYTQYFNVDTDIVINRIMSSFYPIGGDFFRKIDAHPDLYGLIWISTTLICLLAGLGNCATYLMQKHTESSASWNFDVGYVNVATFAIYGYAILVPLAFYFLFQYLGANASLIRFWCMWGYSLVIFVISSFLLVVPVEAFRWIIILAAGIDSACFVATNLKFCIGGNDLTIVVVSAFCLQLALAIFIKAWFFA
- the LOC8287482 gene encoding PRA1 family protein A3: MDWGTVTAEDLIGALREVDWSTPPRPVNEFFSKFTIPRSYPKWDSRFKCNLYYYRSNYFILIMLALGVACITRPMAIVATALTALSIAFLNDSFAATFSEKVTRTVRKVSPHWAAKMRPPHMPVIRGRPSAKKSVYICGQPRGVFVFLFSAASFILWFTSSSLWTVLWALGIGLLVTVLHASARTPNLKARLNTFREEFRQVWRNYSEL
- the LOC8287481 gene encoding phosphoglycerate mutase-like protein 1 isoform X5 codes for the protein MDNTTTTTTTVQCLHPLGHSKILHLVRHAQGTHNVAGEKDHDALFSPEFFDAQLSPLGLQQVVNLRNRIQDSGLLKKIDLVITSPLSRAMQTAIEVFGHEKSGLKCPPITAVELCRERFGAHPCDKRRTIIEAQSLFPQIDFSLIESDEDNLWKADVREPDEEVAARGLKFMSWLKTRQEVEIAIVTHNRFLQHTLNALTIDSHPSVKTEICKEFGNCELRSMVLVDKRIADSSATDDLGESS
- the LOC8287481 gene encoding phosphoglycerate mutase-like protein 1 isoform X2, with product MSRLKHKLRFSRYFEGTHVHLIADMDNTTTTTTTVQCLHPLGHSKILHLVRHAQGTHNVAGEKDHDALFSPEFFDAQLSPLGLQQVVNLRNRIQDSGLLKKIDLVITSPLSRAMQTAIEVFGHEKSGLKCPPITAVELCRERFGAHPCDKRRTIIEAQSLFPQIDFSLIESDEDNLWKADVREPDEEVAARGLKFMSWLKTRQEVEIAIVTHNRFLQHTLNALTIDSHPSVKTEICKEFGNCELRSMVLVDKRFLSN